CACATATTGTTGAAGATACTTAACTCATCAAAGTCCTTCTGTAAGTGTCTACCCTGTGTGTATAACAAATTATGGCTTTTGCACTTAATATGCTTATTTTTTGAGGCTCTCTAATTTTATATTGCTTTTTGATTCTTAACTATACCCAATTTCttgttaaaatcaaatatttatgCTATATATTTAAGTATTAGCAGTTCCCCATAAGGTATCAAACCTAATCGCCTGTTGGTTTCTAGGTGGAATTTAAGGTGCTGGTTTTGGCCTATAAAGCCCtatgtgtatgtctacactgcaattaaacacccgtggctggcaaATAGTCCAGCTGACATGGGCTAGCCACaagtatttaattgcagtgtagacatatcccaagtGGCCTGGGATCTGCCTCCCTAGGAGGTTGCTGCTGTGTCCCTGCTATATTGCTGCACTTGCTGCTTGGAGGCACTTGAGTTGTGTACTCCTTGGTTTAAATGAGATGGGGCTAATGATAGGACACTTTCTACGAAGGGGGGCCCCTCAATTCTGGCATTAACTCCCCTATCCGATTTGTTGATTTCAGGGCACACTGCAAAGCACACATGTTTTCTCAAATTTTTGGCAAGGGTAAGTGCAGGAGGAGAATTGAGCTTTGATATATTCGATCCTTTCCTTTGATTATAGAGATTGATTTGTAGTGCCAGGTTGAGCTGTCGGGAATAGATTGGCTCTTTGTATTTTCCAATTCCTTGTATGATTGCACCTtttatgaaattaaaaataaatagaaataagtgTTTTAATGAGATACTTTAATGTGAAGAGAAACTACTTTGCTTTGTGTGCAACCTTCTTTATATTACGTTGAGTTTAAAAGCCTGCTATTCTCTGCTTGGCCTCTCCAAAAGATTCTGCCTGTTACAGGCTTGTATATGTTGTATGTCACTATAAGACAGTGGGGTGCCTCAAAAAACACATATTTTCTATGATTTTTCTAGCTGCCTTAGGAACAGatctgattgtttttcttttaaagattttttttttataaatttatcTTCATTTGATTATCTAAAACTCATTCTTTAAtgttaattattaaaataatctaCATAAGATGTCTGGTTAACATATAGTGGGAAATATTGTGAtagctggctcctgccagccaatTGACTATAACAAGTCACTGGGGTTTTCTCTTGAGGGTAATATTGGATATTAAAGCTAGCACCAGACACCCACTTTATCTTATTCATTTCTCAGAGCAAAGGGTTGCCTCCCTTTTCTTCCTGCGTTTAACAGTTATTGTGGACGGTCATTATTAAGGCTAGATGATCCTTTTGATAAAATCAGCCACAAAAGGAGTAAAATGGTTCTAGATTTGAATGTTTGAAATAAAACCTAAGTAAATACAGCAGAGGTGAAAGAATAGGAACACTGACTTATAACAGAAGgaatcatttatttttcaaagtttttcttGCATATAACTGATTATTTATCCTTAacttaaaagaaacaatacacagtcacaaaagagagaggaaggataggCTTGTAGTTAAAGGAAGCCAGTGTACATTTACGTAAGTAGTCTCAGAGGAAGGGTGGTCTCATAGACTGAGTCTATGCATCTATTCCTGGaacagccacagacttcctgtgtgattttcGGCAGGTGGCTTTCTCTCTGCATCTGTAATATGGGAAGAAGAATACCTCATAACTGAGAGGGAGTGTTATGACCTTTATGTCAGGGAGGTGTTCAGATATTGGGGACCTACATACATAATTCTCTCTTATGTTTGTGTGAGTGATTTGGGCACTTTAACTTCTGGGAAGTTTGTTTATTTGCCCTGCATGTTGGGGGACAAGATCCCTCTTGGTAGTATCACACAGGCGGATTTGTGCAACATGCTACATCTCGCCTCTTTGCAAAAGGTTTATTAGGCTGTTCAAGATCTACAACTAAATTGGAGCATACATGATCTTTGCTAGCAGCTATTCTTCACTTTAACCTTGTCACTTGGGTAAATTGGTAAAAGGTGCCTTCAGAACTTATGTTCACGATTTCTATGATGAGGTCAGAAATCAGTGTTCAGTAGCCCAGGGCTAAAACTCCACACTCCATCACCATGTTCTTCTAAGGTCTTGTCTTAATTAGAGTTTTTTGGGCTCCAGTTAAATGCCAGTTAGCTCAagatagttaatacatttgtaagGGATCTAGTCTGGACATTCTCAACATGTTTGTTCCTGCTACAAATGTTTGTAGTTTGCCCAAGCTGATCCTTAGAACTATAGTCCACACACTGCCTCTTAAGACTACAATCTTGTAGATatggaaaatgtttttataaagcaCTAACGTTCGTAAAATTTCAATAGTGATGATGTAATTAAACTAACCTTGGAATGGGGAAGGTATAGTCTATTCCTCTCACTTCAACTTTAGAAATGTTTTTGCTGCTGCTTAGTTTGATTTCACTGAAGAGGTGCCCAATGGCCAAGCTGTGTTGCTTTTTGTTATAAGTTGGAAAGCCATCGTTAGAACCATTGTAGGACATTCCAAGGAACCTGTTTGTTAGTTTGTTCATTTCCActatcttccccccccctttaatTAACACCACATCTTAAATTGACTCTGCTCAAAATCTGAAAAGTAATCCTGTGAAATTTCTGCTAATGCTGATTCTGTGTCCTATTACTGAAAGGGTATATAGTGCATTACTAATGGAATTCaatgaaatatttactttaaaataatttttgttttatgaaatatttttctataaCATTTCACAAAGTACAGTGAAAATACAGGTGTTTCTATCACATTACACATACATCACAAATTTAGAAGAAAATGGATGCAATAACAGATGTAAAAATATGAGGAAAAGATCCAatagcttaatatttttaaacccCAACAATAATAAGCAATTGTAATATATTAGTTATCCATAAACCTTATAAAATTAACATACTCCAGGAAACCTAAATCTGAAACCTATTGCAATTGGAAAGGAAACTGCAAATAAAAAGACAGATTAAGAATCATGTTTGTTGTGTTTAAAAATTCCTTGTACGTTGCCACCCTTGTATTTTTGGTGCTAAATCAGATAGTTTTGAATCCATATGCTTAGGATTAGGAATacaatgtgtttgtttttgtttttaatcaagattATTCTGACTTCTCCACATCAGGGTGGCTTCTCTTGACCTAAGAAGAGCTGATGTCAAACTGCACAACATTTTTCCACTTGATCTTGCCATGTAAGAGAGAACTTGTCTATAACCGAGAGAAACCAAACTCTGACACAATAACTCTTAGCAGCTAGAATTAGATGAGCATGTAGATACTTGTATAGGTTCATAAGGTTAATCTCAGGGTAGAGAGTAAGGCCATGATCCTTCAATTGACTCCTATTAAAGTCAGCGGGGTTCCACACATGTGTAGGGGTCTGCCCACTCACAAGTTGCAGAACCAAGGCAGGCCTAAAAGAAAAAACTGAAGAACTCAATGGCAAATCTAACCTGGTAATCAGTAGaatttgttttgtctgttttttaaccaaaaatgaGCAATAATAGAAAAAGTTCACTATAAATGTGCAAAAGAACTTGCCTCAATGATTCCAGCACTCTAATTAAATTGATTAGTAATAGTATTTAACGTACCAGGTCTAATGTATACTCCAAAAACTGGTTTTAAGAGTATCTTATGATATTAGTGAATAAGagcaagaaaaattattttcaaatttgaCAACAATGTGCATCAGTTAATTAGAAATCAGTGTAAGCTTCTGCAGTTTGCCAGCTCCAAACACTTAAAAATCAAGATTCAGGCCCCCAAAATTAtgacattgatttaaaaatcatgtcttttttttttctctctctctctctctctctttgtcttctggttttaGAGCGTTTAGGGTTCAACCATGAGGGATAgaaccctttttttttaaatgaaagaagagaTTGTCAGGTAATATTATTCATCAGCTGGGGTTGGTGAGAAAAACACCAGGTATTGCAACATTCATGGTAAAATCCTGGAATTGGCAACACTgaacttgttttaaaattgcaaattCTCAAAGATTACTTTGTAATAAAAAATGCCTGCAGATAAAATCAACCACAATGCTGGAGTctagagaaagggaagagctttCCAGACTAAATTTTAGATTATATTACTGGGTCCACTGCAGTTTATTCCACAAATATAAGAATGGCAAACAGGGTCAAACCTATgcttcatctagcccagtatccggtcttccaacagcagccaatgccagctgcttcagagggaatgaacagagcaattctcaagtgatccatcccctgttgtccagtcccagcatctgccaGTCAGatgcttagggacacccagagcatgggattgcactcctgaccatcttggctaatagctgttgatggccctgtcctccatgaacttacccaattctttttttgaaccctgttatactgtTGGcgttcacaacatcccatggcaatgagtccCACACGTTGAgtatatgttgtgtgaagaagtacttccttttgtttgttttaaacctgttgcctgttaatttcagtgggtgacccctggtttttgtgttatgtgaagaagtaaataacatttccttattcactttctccacacctctatcatatccctccttagtcatctcttttccaagctgaaaagtcccagtcgtCTTAATCTCTCTTCGTATGGAAGcggttccatacccttaatcatttttgttgcccttctctgtaccatttctatttttaatatacaaactCAAGGTatgggcatgccatggatttagatagtggttttatatttactgtcttcttatctgtccctttcccagTGGTTCATaacattcttttagcttttttgactgctgctgcacattgatcagatgttttcagagaactatccacaatgactcaaaagATTTCTCTCTTGAGtgatagcagctaatttagacacgatcattttatatgtatagttgggattgtgttttccagtgtgtattactttgcatttatcaaaatttactttgatctgccattttgttgcccactcaccccgTTTTGTGAGGTTCCCTTTGTgactcttcacagtctgttttggacttaactatcttgagtaattttgtggcatctgcaaattttgccacctcacagtttacccctttttccagatttatGGCTATGTTGGAAAAaacactggtcccaatacagactcCTGGGGAACACCACGATTTACCTCTCACCAttctgaaaacagaccatttattcctaccgtttgttttctatcttttaaccagttactgatccatgagaggaccttccctcttatctatgaccgcttactttgcttaagagcttttggtgaggcaccttgtcaaagacttattgaaaatacAAGTACATTATATTTACTGAgtcacccttgttcacatgtttaATGACCCccacaaagaattttaatagattggcatgatttccctttacaaaagccatgttgactctttcgtTCATGAACTAAAtcgtgttcatttatgtgtctgataattctgttctttactatagtttcaaccaatttgcctagtactgaagttaggcttaccagcctgtaattgccaggatcgcctcttgagcctttttaaaaaaattggtggcatattagctatcctctagacacctggtacagaggctgatttaaatgatggtTACATATCACATTTAGTAGTTCTgctatttcatatttgagtttcttcagaactcttgagtgaataccatgtgatcctggtaacttattactgtttaatttatcaacttgTTCCAAAACCGCCTCTAATGACACTTAAatttggaacagttcctcagatttgtcacctaaaaagaatggcttgggcATGGGAATTTCCCTTACATCCTCTTTAATGAAGCCTGATGCAAAGAATTCGTTTTGCTTCTCCataatggccttatcttccttgagtgctcctttagcacctcgatcatttggtggccccactgattagtttggcaggcttcctacttctgatgtacttaattaaaaaaacaacaacacctaATGCACATTGGTTTAATATGGAACAGAACTTAATAAACATCACTGAACTAGAATAATACCTGTGAATACTATTAGGCCAGAAAGAAATCTTCTAAACTTACATCCCTTGTCAGTTATTGCCCTTAATGTTTGGGAGAAAATTCTGAACTATAATCAGTTATTTAAAGGGATAAACTCCGCTTATCTCAATCAACAATGAGTTCATAAGCAGGCAAAACTAAGCTTCCAATTTGATTCTAAAATATTAGAGATTGGAATCTTCTGAGGGCTTCTTAGCTTTTAGAGACTAGGAAGTTAAGTTCCTtacagaatattaaaggaatCACTGGAGAAACCTGTTCTATATTTCACAATTTAAATATTATGACATTAATAAATTTCAGTGGAACAGTTTATCAGCAATCCAAAAGAGCTTGAAACCACTATAATTAAAACTTAGTCCTTAAAAAAATTCTACTTTGGAATGTAAGTTGATCcagagtgaaaaacaaaaatatattgcttCAGGCAAGAGAGTATCTATTAAACATTTAAGTTAAATTGTTTTGTGGCATCTTTTGACTTATCCAGAAACatgcactgaaatatttatttagaatgaAACATATTTACATTATATAGTTTGCTAATCTAATATTTTTTCCAGGTTATGCTCACAAATATTAATACTGCAAAATCTCAAATTAATGCAATATGTCTCCAATCTGGTAGCCAAGAACTAACGGACTGCACTTCTGTGTGGGAGACCAATTTTTTGTTCCCAGTAAGGAAAATTACTAATGGCTAACTctactattattaataattattattgagTATGAAAGATGCTCTTAAAACTGAAATCTAAATCCTGCTGGCTTTTaaaattggtttttaaatgaattatgaTTTGTAAAAAGGTACAGGCCTGACGTTCCTGAAATCCACTGTTTCTCCACAGAATAAGTATGGGGCCTGCAGTGGCATTATGATTtctcctcagtccctcctgtATTTCTGAACCTTGATTGGAAGGGAAAAAAGATCAGTTTAGTCCCATGTCTGTTCAATCCTTGCCCCCTGCTACTGAGGCTTCCAGCCTATTTGTGAGGATGATTTGTATGATGTAGGTACCTGCCCACTAGGAACTAGGGGGTCTTACTTTTCTTTTTcctagaggtgctgagcaaccacagtcccactgacttcaactgaagtTGTAGATGCACAGcgtttctgaaaatgggactccAGGTGGAATGGATATGACTCATTACTTGTCCCCGGAGTCACCTCATTCCCTGTCCTACGGTTATTTAAGCAAAACGGTAAATACTGGAGTTAGATTCTTAGGAAAGCAGATGATTTGTAGGGGGagatttcaaaggcacaaattgCAGTTAGTTGTTTAGCtcctatttgtgcctttgaaaatctctcctgtAATAAATGTATAGGATGGTTATTGCAAAGAGCTACAGAACTGCTACTGGAAGATAAGTTGCTATAGTAGTGGCAGTGGCAGTCACTAAATCCACTTTTTCATGATTGCCAATATTGTCTATCGTTATCAAAGTGAATTAACAGTTGAATacaatgtttttctttcctcCGCTCCTGAGGTATTTATGGGCAAGGCATGTAAGTAATAAAAAGAGGCTCTCTTTCTTTTATTCCTTAGTGCCTGACCTTCCATGATTGCACCCTTCATTCTCTGTGTTGTGCTTTAACCGTAGTCTATTTTATTTGCCCTACAGGATAGCtgcagtcattgtggagagtGTGTTGAGTATCGGATGCTTGTGGTGAGCTATGGCGGCTGACGATAAAGTTGCCATTTTAACTGATGATGAAGAAGAGCAGAAGAGAAAGTATGTGCTTGCTGATCCTTTCAATGGAATTTCCAAAGAGCAAGATCTCCAGCCCCAAAATGAAACCCCTTCAACTGAGACCACCACTGTCCCAGATGAGGAGCTAGACTGGTTAGAAAGGCACTGTGTCAAAATAAACAATGATCTTCTGATCTCCAAggtcttttattttttcttttattctgcaTATGGCTCCCTTTACCCATTGCTTCCTGTGTATTATAAGCAGCTGGGCATGTCGGCTAGTCAGAGTGGACTTCTGGTGGGCATTAGGTACTTTATTGAATTCTGCAGTGCTCCTTTCTGGGGAGTGGTGGCAGAtcgctttaaaaaagggaaagttgtCCTTCTCTTTTCGCTTTTATGTTGGATTTTATTTAACCTGGGGATTGGATTTGTTAGACCAGCTACCTTAAGATGTGTACCAAAGGTCCCTCCACCACCACATCCTTCCAATGCCAGCCACCTTTTAACATCGCTGCCGCAAAATGCCACCATTTCTTCTTTACTAACTACAGCTAGTGCTACATTACAGAAGGGTCGTGGGAAGCGGGACCTGTTAACTAACAGTCCCCCAACTTTggaattgtttccattttctgcTCAGACCAGAAATGGAGACCTTGCCTTGGATAACAACaatacaaattttattttaaagaataccACCACTAACCCAGGACTGCCAGGAAATATGACCCACCCTACACCACCACCTGTTGTCACCACAAAACCAGTATCTTCTGACCACGTCATGCTGGTTTATGATCATCAAGAAGTAGAAGCTATCTTTCTACTCATTCTCTTGGTTGTTATTATAGGAGAGTTTTTCAGTGCCTCATCTGTTACCATTGTGGACACCGTGACTCTCCAATACCTTGGCAAACACAGGGACCGCTATGGCTTGCAACGGATGTGGGGTTCTCTGGGCTGGGGACTGGCCATGCTATCGGTGGGAATTGGTATAGACTATACCCGTATAGAAGTGATCATCGAAGGTCTGGGGTGCAAAGCTCCTGAGTACAAGAACTACAGGATTGTTTTCATAGTCTTTGGTGTACTGATGTCAATGGCGCTTATTGTGGCCACCCAGTTCAGATTCCATTATAACCACTACAAAGAAGATGAAAACAAGAGGAAGGAAGTAGAGATCCCACAGGTGGATGGAAATGCCTCCACTGAATCCTCTGATGACACCCCCAGCAGCATAAGCCAGTCTCAGTCATTCAGTTTTTGGGACCTGATAAAGCTTCTTTGCAGTATACAGTATGGGTCTGTGCTGTTTGTGGCTTGGTTTATGGGGTTTGGGTATGGGTTTGTGTTCACCTTTCTCTACTGGCACTTGGAAGACCTAAATGGGACTACCACCCTCTTTGGAGTCTGTTCTGTCTTGAGCCACGTGTCTGAGCTGACTGCCTACTTCTTTAGCCACAAGTTGATTGAACTGATTGGTCACATCAGGTAAGCGAATGACAATAATCACTAAAGAACTGTGCACGTGTTAGTGGAGCTAAGTGTGTAGAGTATTAAATTGAGTTAGCTTCACGTTTCTCTATTTTAAAGAGTCTCTTCCTGTGAATCTGTTTTTTGACTATATTTGTGCTGCTTATAAATGAGACTTCTTTTAAGTTGTGCTCTTCCTGGCTGAGCTGGACCAAGAATGGTTCTGCCTGGAGCTTATACCCTCCCCCAGTCCTGCAGATAAGTGGGATATTTAGGCCACCTCACCTATCTCTTAACTGTTGGATAGCACCATCTGTGAAGATGTCAGTATTTGCCAGCGCCATCCTTAGAAGTATTTCAGGGAGTGATATTGTGTTGGTGCTAGAACACCGTACATCCAGAAATAGTGTAGTCTGTCTGATACATCAGGCAAGCTAGGAGTCCAGTGCAATAGAAACAGAAGAGATAATATAAAGATCCCTGTAGCATTTacccaatattaaaaaaaaaaaaatgctagaaACTGGTGAAAGTTTACTATGAATTTTTTCTAGCAAGCCTTATTTTTAATGTGATCCTTTCCCCCCAATCTCTTTCAAATTCCTAATGTGACACAGTGAATCTGTAATATATTCCAGTGCTATAACTTTATAttacaaaaatgtatataaatactTTGAATACATTTTCTAGAGAATGGAACTAGGTTACAGTCTCTGAATTGCAGCACTCTGTTTTACTGTGGATTTAAACAGTGAGGCAACACTTCTCCAAAACCACTCTTGCCCCTTATTTTAAAGATCTCTGTCCTGACCTGTGTACACTCAGATATATGACTGCCTGATGAAGtaaatgttcattttaaacatGTATATAATATAACTTATTCATAACACCCAAGATGTTTCCTCAGCACTTTAGTGATATTTGGCAGTTTAACTTTGAAAGGATTACTTTAAAGTGCATCCTCAATGATTTTGCTTCAAAACGCCATGATTTGTTTGAACAACCATCTATTCTGGGCTTTTTTATCTTAAAGTCTGTAATATTATAACATCTCACGGTGGTCCCCTAAACAGAGGCAAAGCATGTTTTCACAGAACTGTATATGTAGTCTTGTTCCCATATCCTCTCCCAATACACCTGAGGATCTGTTATCTAGATGTCAGTGCATTTTCAACCATATGGGTcattcaggtttttttctgcatcctgtcctgtTTGTTTTCGGTGAGTTGATCCCACTGTTGTTTCTTTTGACCTCAAAGGTATGTTTCAAGTGATCTCTCAAGTTACTGTGCCTGGCACATGGGATATCAAATTTTATACCAAGTAGTCTTTAGGCTTTTAATTAATCTAGATCCATTATTTTAAGCAAACAAATATACATTTTTCTGTGCTGATCACAAGATGTTCTCTCCCTTCCCGTCGCTTGTTTTTATTGGTGAAGCAGGAGTTGTCATATTTTCATATCTTTCTTCCATTTAAGCTGGTTGCATAATAAGGATAAATAGCTTCCATaactttaaattttaaacatAATTAGTTTGACAAAATTTACTGGCACTTTGCaggcaaaggaaaaaagaagagtATAATTTAATAGCAAAAGATGCTTTTAATTTTCATAGACCATGCTGAAACCTTGAGACAGTTTCTACACCTGCAGCATGAA
The sequence above is a segment of the Trachemys scripta elegans isolate TJP31775 chromosome 11, CAS_Tse_1.0, whole genome shotgun sequence genome. Coding sequences within it:
- the MFSD6 gene encoding major facilitator superfamily domain-containing protein 6 isoform X2, producing the protein MAADDKVAILTDDEEEQKRKYVLADPFNGISKEQDLQPQNETPSTETTTVPDEELDWLERHCVKINNDLLISKVFYFFFYSAYGSLYPLLPVYYKQLGMSASQSGLLVGIRYFIEFCSAPFWGVVADRFKKGKVVLLFSLLCWILFNLGIGFVRPATLRCVPKVPPPPHPSNASHLLTSLPQNATISSLLTTASATLQKGRGKRDLLTNSPPTLELFPFSAQTRNGDLALDNNNTNFILKNTTTNPGLPGNMTHPTPPPVVTTKPVSSDHVMLVYDHQEVEAIFLLILLVVIIGEFFSASSVTIVDTVTLQYLGKHRDRYGLQRMWGSLGWGLAMLSVGIGIDYTRIEVIIEGLGCKAPEYKNYRIVFIVFGVLMSMALIVATQFRFHYNHYKEDENKRKEVEIPQVDGNASTESSDDTPSSISQSQSFSFWDLIKLLCSIQYGSVLFVAWFMGFGYGFVFTFLYWHLEDLNGTTTLFGVCSVLSHVSELTAYFFSHKLIELIGHIRVLYIGLACNTARYIYISYLENAWTVLPMEVLQGVTHAAIWAACISYLSAAVPPELRTSAQGILQGLHLGLGRGCGAMIGGVLVNYLGAAATFRGIGMACLVILLLFALIQWLAVPDEKEEKTMLAERIPVPSSPVPIATIDLIHQQSEDIMPRTEPRLPPKKTKHQEEQEDVNKPAWGISSSPWVTLAYAVYQIKEMVQLSKSNLMPENQPLQLGKKMEESQ
- the MFSD6 gene encoding major facilitator superfamily domain-containing protein 6 isoform X1, with product MAADDKVAILTDDEEEQKRKYVLADPFNGISKEQDLQPQNETPSTETTTVPDEELDWLERHCVKINNDLLISKVFYFFFYSAYGSLYPLLPVYYKQLGMSASQSGLLVGIRYFIEFCSAPFWGVVADRFKKGKVVLLFSLLCWILFNLGIGFVRPATLRCVPKVPPPPHPSNASHLLTSLPQNATISSLLTTASATLQKGRGKRDLLTNSPPTLELFPFSAQTRNGDLALDNNNTNFILKNTTTNPGLPGNMTHPTPPPVVTTKPVSSDHVMLVYDHQEVEAIFLLILLVVIIGEFFSASSVTIVDTVTLQYLGKHRDRYGLQRMWGSLGWGLAMLSVGIGIDYTRIEVIIEGLGCKAPEYKNYRIVFIVFGVLMSMALIVATQFRFHYNHYKEDENKRKEVEIPQVDGNASTESSDDTPSSISQSQSFSFWDLIKLLCSIQYGSVLFVAWFMGFGYGFVFTFLYWHLEDLNGTTTLFGVCSVLSHVSELTAYFFSHKLIELIGHIRVLYIGLACNTARYIYISYLENAWTVLPMEVLQGVTHAAIWAACISYLSAAVPPELRTSAQGILQGLHLGLGRGCGAMIGGVLVNYLGAAATFRGIGMACLVILLLFALIQWLAVPDEKEEKTMLAERIPVPSSPVPIATIDLIHQQSEDIMPRTEPRLPPKKTKHQEEQEDVNKPAWGISSSPWVTLAYAVYQIKEMVQLSKSNLMPENQPLQKASENQSAPAASPTEQPPNLRENDESRDCSIPAATLNSQTDPEPLSVGSASLCQ